A stretch of the Aminipila terrae genome encodes the following:
- a CDS encoding trimethylamine methyltransferase family protein, which yields MEKFTYTNQPALRILSDEQISTIHEKALYILENTGVYFQDEKALEILDKGGAKVDYQTKIVKFPSEIVMDAIRKVPAAFQMYNRYGEAVVTLGENNVYFDPGSAGIRFLESDGKTAREAAGSDLVKVAKVGESMSHIDLLATALTPYDIPQDIGDSYRVYVLLKHSTKPFITGAYSVEGMSAIRELLAIDAGGYEALKAKPRAILDITSISPLKWTKISCNNIIDAATYGLPIETISVPLLGAAAPATLAGSVLLHTVETLSGIVLTQLVNPGNPMIYGGAPMLFDMKNLTTSLNSIETNLISGAYSQMGKYYGIPVHTYACLSDSKVNDSQAGLESAMSGTLAFLSGIDVISGPGMLDFCNTFSLEKLVIDNEICGMAQRLGRGIEFSEETLAVDLISETGAFGDYLATKHTLKWFRKEPYLPSKVIDRTNIYNWQEKGAKSSFEHAREIVEQILNDTKTTGLSEEVSKALDDEWKKIARNNGELDESSITDTLV from the coding sequence ATGGAGAAATTTACATACACCAATCAACCAGCGTTGAGAATATTATCGGATGAGCAAATTTCCACAATACACGAAAAAGCCCTATATATTTTGGAAAACACCGGAGTTTATTTTCAGGATGAAAAGGCACTTGAAATACTGGATAAAGGCGGAGCCAAGGTAGATTATCAGACGAAGATTGTTAAATTCCCTTCAGAAATAGTAATGGATGCAATTAGAAAGGTACCCGCTGCATTTCAAATGTACAATCGCTATGGGGAGGCTGTGGTAACCTTAGGGGAGAATAATGTTTACTTTGACCCAGGCTCTGCCGGAATCCGTTTTCTTGAGTCGGATGGAAAGACGGCTCGGGAAGCCGCAGGTTCTGATTTGGTTAAGGTAGCCAAGGTTGGTGAATCCATGAGTCATATTGACTTACTTGCCACGGCTTTGACTCCATATGACATTCCACAGGATATTGGAGACAGCTATAGAGTCTATGTGCTGCTTAAACATTCCACAAAGCCTTTTATTACAGGGGCTTACTCGGTAGAAGGAATGTCAGCTATCAGGGAACTGCTGGCAATTGATGCAGGTGGTTATGAAGCTTTAAAAGCAAAGCCTCGTGCCATACTGGATATAACTTCCATATCCCCATTAAAGTGGACTAAGATCAGCTGTAATAACATCATTGATGCAGCCACTTACGGTCTGCCTATTGAGACCATTTCTGTTCCTTTGTTAGGGGCGGCTGCCCCGGCAACTTTAGCAGGTTCTGTATTATTGCATACGGTGGAAACTTTAAGCGGTATTGTACTGACTCAGCTGGTTAACCCTGGCAATCCTATGATATATGGCGGGGCGCCTATGCTCTTTGACATGAAGAACCTAACCACATCTTTAAATTCCATAGAAACCAACTTAATTAGCGGAGCTTACTCACAGATGGGCAAATATTATGGCATACCTGTTCATACCTATGCGTGTCTTAGTGATTCAAAGGTCAATGATTCACAGGCAGGATTAGAAAGTGCCATGAGTGGGACATTAGCATTTTTATCAGGTATCGATGTAATTTCTGGCCCCGGTATGCTGGATTTCTGCAACACATTCAGTCTGGAAAAGTTAGTAATAGATAATGAAATCTGCGGTATGGCTCAACGATTAGGAAGAGGTATAGAATTTTCTGAGGAAACATTAGCTGTGGACCTTATCTCTGAAACTGGTGCTTTTGGGGATTACCTTGCTACAAAACATACTTTAAAATGGTTCAGAAAAGAGCCATATTTGCCGTCAAAAGTAATCGACCGTACCAACATCTATAATTGGCAGGAGAAAGGCGCCAAGTCCAGCTTTGAACATGCCCGGGAAATCGTGGAGCAAATTTTAAATGATACAAAGACTACTGGACTGTCAGAGGAGGTAAGTAAAGCATTAGATGATGAATGGAAGAAAATAGCTCGTAATAATGGGGAATTAGATGAATCTTCAATAACAGATACATTGGTATAA
- a CDS encoding amino acid permease yields the protein MTEKKEEDQSLKRGLKTRHLNMIGLGGSIGTGLFVALGYNISAAGPGGALLAYAVMGVLVYFMITSLGEMSAEIPISGSFSAYCTRFVDPALGFAVGWNYWFSWAICVATELLAGCILIKFWLPDGNSVIWSVLFLVLIYLLNFFSSRTYGEGEFWFASIKVFTVIVFLIVGVLMILGIIGGTSPGFKNWTVGEAPFVGGSMAVLSAFLLAGFSFQGTEIIGIAAGETENPEKAVPKAVNRVFWRILLFYFGAVAIIGFLIPYTDSNLLKTGIENLVYSPFTLVFERLGLAIAASLMNAVILTSVLSCGNAGLFTATRMLYSLALENKAPKVFTHVNKRGVPITALNVTTLVGALCFLATQVGLNTAYSWLLNIAALTGFIAWLAISVSHYFFRRAYIAQGKKVEDLKYRAKLYPFGPIFSFILCACIISGQYYAYGNYTLEGFMVAYIGLFVFIGCFAGYKIVKKTKMVKPLEANLDYNDSDDHQ from the coding sequence ATGACAGAAAAAAAGGAAGAAGATCAATCTTTAAAAAGAGGATTAAAAACAAGACATTTGAATATGATTGGCCTGGGAGGGTCTATTGGAACCGGTTTATTTGTGGCCTTAGGGTATAATATTTCGGCAGCAGGGCCTGGGGGAGCCTTATTAGCCTATGCGGTTATGGGGGTGTTAGTTTATTTTATGATAACAAGCCTTGGAGAAATGTCTGCAGAAATACCCATTTCCGGTTCATTCTCGGCATATTGCACCAGATTTGTTGATCCGGCTCTTGGATTTGCCGTTGGTTGGAATTACTGGTTTTCCTGGGCTATTTGCGTGGCCACGGAACTTCTTGCCGGATGCATCCTGATTAAATTCTGGCTGCCAGATGGAAATAGTGTCATTTGGAGCGTACTATTTCTGGTTTTAATTTATCTGCTCAATTTCTTCTCTTCCAGGACTTATGGAGAAGGGGAATTCTGGTTCGCCAGTATTAAAGTATTTACGGTTATTGTATTTTTAATCGTGGGTGTTTTAATGATTTTGGGAATTATAGGCGGAACTTCACCAGGATTTAAAAACTGGACTGTAGGGGAGGCACCTTTTGTAGGTGGGAGCATGGCAGTATTAAGTGCCTTCCTGCTGGCAGGCTTCTCATTTCAGGGAACAGAAATAATTGGAATTGCAGCAGGAGAAACAGAAAATCCAGAAAAGGCAGTACCTAAAGCTGTCAATCGGGTTTTCTGGCGTATCTTACTATTCTATTTTGGTGCTGTAGCTATCATTGGATTCCTTATTCCTTATACAGATTCTAATTTGTTAAAGACAGGAATTGAAAATCTGGTTTATAGCCCGTTTACCTTAGTATTTGAGAGGTTGGGTTTAGCAATAGCAGCTTCTCTTATGAATGCAGTAATCCTTACATCCGTTTTATCCTGCGGAAATGCAGGGCTTTTTACTGCCACAAGGATGTTATATTCACTAGCCCTGGAGAATAAGGCACCCAAAGTGTTTACCCATGTGAATAAACGGGGAGTGCCAATCACAGCCCTGAATGTAACGACTTTGGTAGGTGCTCTTTGCTTCTTAGCCACACAGGTTGGTTTAAATACAGCATATTCCTGGTTGCTGAACATAGCGGCTTTAACAGGTTTTATTGCATGGCTTGCCATTTCTGTATCCCATTACTTCTTCAGGCGCGCTTATATAGCCCAGGGAAAAAAGGTGGAGGATTTGAAATACAGAGCTAAACTATATCCTTTCGGACCTATATTTTCCTTTATCCTTTGTGCCTGTATTATTTCGGGTCAATATTACGCTTACGGAAATTATACATTAGAAGGATTTATGGTGGCATATATAGGACTCTTTGTATTTATTGGATGTTTTGCAGGTTATAAGATAGTAAAAAAGACTAAGATGGTCAAACCATTAGAAGCAAATCTTGATTATAATGACAGTGATGATCACCAGTGA
- a CDS encoding LysR family transcriptional regulator — protein sequence MNISQYETFLKTIELGSLTKAAEVLGYTQSGVSHMLNALESDCGLKLMVRDRSGVRITADGQQLLPYFQGICNGQHNLSEKINEIHTLESGLVRVGTFTSVSAQWLPGIIKRFRGDFPNIQFELLHGTNEEIENWVINGRVDCAFVKIPTKQQLESIFLRRDPFVAILPENHILAKEPFLSAAALSEYPYIKLDESVDDGITEILESHHIKPNVCFVEKEDYAIIAMVDNGLGISVLSELVLKDTARKIVIKDLEFPADRDLGIAVKDKNMLTASAQKFLGYVQLWILEEYGPTP from the coding sequence ATGAATATTTCTCAATATGAAACATTTCTAAAGACCATAGAACTGGGCAGCTTGACCAAAGCGGCTGAAGTCTTGGGCTATACTCAGTCAGGTGTAAGTCATATGCTGAATGCACTGGAAAGCGATTGTGGGCTGAAACTGATGGTGCGAGACCGTTCAGGAGTACGTATTACTGCGGATGGACAGCAGCTTTTACCCTATTTCCAAGGCATCTGCAATGGACAGCATAATTTATCTGAAAAGATAAATGAAATTCATACCCTGGAATCTGGCCTTGTGAGGGTGGGCACCTTTACCAGTGTATCTGCACAATGGCTCCCAGGTATAATCAAAAGATTTCGTGGGGATTTTCCCAATATTCAATTTGAACTGTTACACGGGACAAATGAGGAAATTGAAAATTGGGTTATAAACGGACGTGTGGATTGCGCTTTTGTGAAAATACCTACAAAGCAACAATTAGAATCCATTTTTCTCAGGAGAGACCCCTTTGTCGCTATTTTACCTGAGAATCACATACTGGCAAAAGAGCCTTTTTTATCTGCGGCAGCTCTGTCAGAGTATCCATATATTAAATTGGATGAAAGCGTGGACGATGGTATAACAGAGATATTAGAAAGTCATCACATTAAACCCAATGTCTGCTTTGTTGAAAAAGAAGACTATGCCATCATAGCCATGGTGGATAACGGATTGGGAATCAGCGTTCTGTCAGAATTAGTTCTAAAAGATACTGCCCGTAAAATAGTAATTAAAGATCTTGAATTTCCGGCAGACAGAGATTTGGGAATTGCAGTTAAAGATAAAAATATGCTTACGGCTTCCGCACAAAAATTTTTAGGATATGTACAGCTATGGATTCTGGAGGAATACGGTCCCACTCCATAA
- a CDS encoding 5'-methylthioadenosine/adenosylhomocysteine nucleosidase: MIKPVGIICPCEGEFKPYIGDFKEETKMNKAGLTFLQGTLANTAVVFVISGVCKVNAALAAQMLIDMYQVRMIINSGTAGGMASEVGLLDTVVSTEVCYHDVNIVNIVELYPFMNAEDPYFKADENLLKCAESVVEKGNFPQKIHFGRMATGEKFIVDKERKEINEAFAPLCADMETAAIAHVCYVNKVPFIAVRSITDTEEHSGVDNCEANFLAASELSKNFVLQMLQEI, encoded by the coding sequence ATGATAAAACCAGTTGGAATAATTTGCCCTTGTGAGGGAGAGTTTAAACCTTACATCGGGGATTTTAAAGAAGAAACAAAAATGAATAAGGCAGGATTAACATTTTTACAAGGAACATTAGCAAATACGGCTGTAGTGTTTGTAATTTCAGGGGTATGCAAGGTTAATGCAGCTCTTGCAGCACAGATGCTTATAGATATGTACCAGGTAAGAATGATTATTAACTCAGGGACAGCCGGGGGAATGGCATCAGAGGTGGGACTGCTGGATACGGTGGTATCCACGGAGGTATGTTATCATGACGTGAATATTGTAAACATAGTAGAGCTTTATCCTTTTATGAATGCAGAGGATCCATATTTTAAGGCAGATGAAAATCTTCTTAAATGTGCTGAATCGGTAGTAGAAAAGGGCAATTTTCCACAGAAGATTCATTTTGGAAGGATGGCTACAGGAGAAAAATTTATAGTAGATAAAGAACGGAAAGAAATCAACGAGGCCTTTGCACCATTATGTGCGGATATGGAAACAGCCGCCATTGCACATGTCTGCTATGTTAACAAAGTTCCATTTATTGCAGTAAGATCCATTACAGATACAGAAGAACACAGCGGCGTTGATAATTGTGAAGCAAACTTCCTGGCTGCGTCTGAACTTTCAAAGAATTTTGTCCTGCAAATGCTTCAGGAAATATAA